tcaacaaatccaaacatctccatACGTAAATCCACAACCTCCAACAACGAACCAACAaatctcagctccaaacatccaacaataaaTAAGACCGACAATAACAAGCAAGAATTAAACGTCAACTCAGCGATATCCAACAGAAaccaacataaacttccataataacgaGAAATAGGTTCGAATCCAGCAGATCAAAGTCAGAAACTAGAGTTACGAAACttaaaaaccaacaagtaCTCGAATCCGAAAGCAAACTAAACAAATcaaagtaaatattgtttcttcgtcttcacaaggcggtgttacacagcagcaaaacaacgatgagaaccacggtagCCAGGATCACTCCATCTCCAAATGCGCAGCaagtgaaatgagaaatttgaagtgtggaactaaGGAATGGAACAAGAGCTTGAACTAAAAGTGTGTGTAGAAGTGgttgtcttgttcttcaaggttgagctctttatatatgtgagactctgatccctagggtatccctctggtAGTTAGATGCTTTTGCTCTTGAAtaagactctttaaaataatctgctcttgctccattctgctcctgtcgccaacttttaaTTCTCCTAGGTCCAAAGgacgacttctgatttttacttcaattccatctcttttgcatctgccaggtcaggtaacagcaactcctaggtccggcagatttactacgcactTGAACTCAGAAACACagattagcgccccaaatgcacagaattttaacccaaaaccaatgcctgaaacgagccttatcatggtcaataatttttggaatatatttttatgatatctGGAAGAAGATGTACCTCTATTTTCCTGCTCCCCAAGATAACCTCGGAATTAATAAAGTTATCACTGGCAATCAATGTATGATGCCCTTATGTCTCTGAAACTGCATGATTTGTGTGGTCAATTACCATAGCTGTTGGGTCCTAGcattcaaacacaaaatttcATACATTTCCCGGATGATAAATGTAAACGAATAATGCATCAATTTTCACAttaattatctaaaataaacagaaaaaatCGAAGATAAAGAGTGTGCTAGAGAAGCcgaatgacaaaaataactcTCACCTCATCGAAATCAACCCCGCATTCCACAACTATCTCTCTAATCAAGTCTGAAGCCGATGTATCCGCAGCCAGAATTAAATAATGACCGGAATCAACAAATTCTAGCAATGACGCAACATCAACGGACCCGCCAAACCCTGATTTTGCACCAagcaataatattaataacaaaGACAAATCAATAAAAGCAAGAAACAGATATCTTACCCCTAATTGGAGTGTCCATCACATACAACAGTAACTCGTGAATTTTCGGTTTTATCACAAGAAATCCATAAATACAAGCAATTTCAAAAGGACATCCACATTTGCAATAGTGCAATTTGCTCACTCACGGTCAATTGTTGGGGCGAAGAGAACAACGGCGTCATACGAATACTGTCCATATCTCTGCAGGGCGAGCTTGGAATCATCCGCTAGCTTGAAATGAAGATCAAATCCTCTGGTCTCCAACGACTTGAAGAAGATGGAATGAGGCGACTTAATCGCGAAGTCGTCGAGTAGGACCAGAACGCGACGATCCGTGGGTCTGTCTTCAGAGAATACGGAGCATATGATCGCGAAAAACGGAACAGAAACCAAGAATAAACAGAGAGATATCTTGATCATGGCGTTTGATCTCGAAAATGAGGGGGTTTAGCTATGGAGTTTCAGCAAACCACACTTGTTGTGTGAGACTTGAGAGTTTGTTTGCAGTCCGATCCCagatcttttttttattttctactcgATTTTACTAGTTtctaaataaatgaaaatcgTGGTTTCTATTTTCTGTAGTTCTAAACAAATGGAAATCgtgttttctaaattttctGCAGTTCTAAATAAATGGAAATCGTGTTGGTAATCATATCATGAGATGGCACGGGATAGAAGTCCATGGATTCGGGTATGTCAGATAATCTGCCCGGGCAATAATGTGGTCAATTAAAATTGGTACGTCTAACtaaatgtatatattaatCTTATATACGTGTTTTTATTGTATTCTttgtgttagtggaatataaaaCACACTCCTTTgtactataatattaattttataatatactgtgactaaaataagttagtagaTTGTAATAGAATTTactaaatatagtactattacaataaaatgggacaaaatttagagatactcaaattgaaaaatggagcaaactttaaatttaaaagatcgagaaaatattaaattgtgacGTAGCTTTTacatgttatatttataagtaataGTGATATAGGCttgatttgttgttttaaCTTATGTTTAAATATGGTAATGCAGAATGTATATATATCAGAATCACAAAATAGTTATGAATGATGTTTGACAAAAACTTATACATGTGACTTGTACAATGCGCATCTCAGGTGCATATCTCACATTCCCCATCTTCCCTTGTCATTCTTATCCCTCATGTGCACCTCTTTTTAGCTATCGTCATCTCTTCTTCATCGTCACCGACGTCTTCTCCTTCCCCTCCTTGCCATtgtcttcttctctctcatcttCCTAAACTGTCACACCACATTCGGTTAATTCTTGCATATATAGttgaaaatgatatatatttgcatatataGTTGGAAATGATATAGATATTTAACAAATTGAAAGGAGGAATTTGACTTAGGTTGGAGACAGAGTCCaactttaattttcatatttgaatcGGATCGAATCAATGATCTGCACGCTGACAATAGTGTTTTTCATAATGTATTAGcaagtttaattaataataatataataactAATATGGATATAATATTCTccgattcaattttttaaaaaaaatcaaaccaacATAACTTGGTATGGTTTGACTATGAAGATCATCTTTATAGGTTTATTGTTTTTGTACGGTTTTAGTTGCTTTGACATgccgttccatgttaatattcaatagagtcatttttctattgtGGAAAGTTTCAAATTAGTTGagtaatttctaattttttgcaaaaaaaacaattcacctttttactttattctctcttaccttttGCATCATCcatttaatacattattatCATACTCTGTGCCGAAAATAAATATCTCTATTAataaggaacggagggagtatcatatttattcatatattgCCAAATTTGGAGTTTTCTCAATAATGAATGATCCAACACTCATATTCGTATGTTTTACATTATGTATTAGTGTGTGCCTATGAGCTCTATTTGCTAAGTTATTTATAGttaaattttactttgtaCTTTTTCAAAGTCAATTAAAGTAATCGAATAAAAGTACTTCAAAGATCCACTACTAATTAAAGTGAGCAAGACGTCATTGTTGTGGTGAAACGAGAAATCTACGTCCGCagcaaaaatatactccacttGTGTAATATTTCGAGAATTCGAAAAGGAGCGTGTAACACTCTCATGTTTTAAAACTACTAATTAAACTAGTATACCTTATCAACTCAATTTCCTCTTAATCTTGACCattttaccaaaataatatctcATCTCTAATCATCACTACATAACTCCATTCTTaaacatcaaataaatcacataatgcTCTTCTCATATTTTCTAAAAGCTACATAACCCCAACTTGGACGGAAGTAATATAAGAACCCCAAAACTATGATTCTAACTTTTAAGTTTCACCGCTTCTAATATCACAACATAAAattcttttgtttgttttagtCTAAAGCTCCACTCCTAAGTTTATATATCAACAATAACATAGTGCTAGTTTCTAGTTTTAGGAGTTTTCTTACTACGAAATCTCCATTATAGCTTTATAATTCAATAGCCTCAGTTACGCATCGAttccaaaatagacaaaaacCATATACTATTCTACTcaatacattattaattttgggcCATAAAATAAGCCAAAGTCAGAGTACTACCTTCATTTAGCAGAGAATACACAATTGGCTAATCAAGCCACCTAAAAAGTGGTTACCGATTGAAGAACATAATTGGAGAATTTTACAGAGAGAAATGACGAATTACTTTGAGAAATTGGGGAAGAAGCAAAAGATTATTGATGTCAAAACCCCCTCTCCCTAAAATAAAGTGGTAACATCACATATATGTTTTCCTTTCcctaatttaatattcaatatatGGCTAAATATTGTGACAAATGGCAtcctataaaaaatactacaagtGAAACTTATCTCTAGATTATTCTCCACATTATAAGTATATTTGTTGGAGATAAAATATATCTATTGGACTCTCCACATTTCTCGACACTTCTAGATATTAGGGAATTGTTCTTATTTCCAACAATAAATGTCATTATATCATAATAGcacatattatatttatttcaaattaattttcattaatatttattttattttctatatatatatttttttccataatAACTATTAATAAGTCACAATCAGATAACTTTCCTATCGAATTAGAAATTTTGCTAAAGCCTTTTTTGAGGATATTACAGAGCGTTTAGTTAGTAgaccaaaatacaaaatatttataatagcTTTGCTCTAAATATGTCAATGGCGTAAATGTACAACCATGTATCTATTGTAATAAAACAAAGCAGCTCTTAAATGAATCGACAACATAATTGTTTAGTTGTTGCGCGATTACAAATACAACATTATGAAGATAACTACATACCGTATAATAAAGTGCAACTTTATCAGTAAActgtttcttgattttcacATCATTTCAAGCACATTAAGTGTTGAATGTGAGATTAACTCACATTTCAAGCACATATAATAAATCATCGAATTGAAGTTTTAGCTATAAGCAAATCGGGAAAGTGAATGAACTCAtagtaaaaaatcaaaagtattTCCAACAactaaaagaagaagaaaaaaacacttaaactattataaataatgaataaaaaaggtgtagtataaattaaattcaatgcACTCAAATGAGTCAAACCTATGAAATTTTAACTTATGTTGAGTACCTGGTAGATATTGGTAAATATGTGATTTAGGGCTAATGAAACACACCAATCTAGTAcacaattaatatttgttatatttctagCACTTGATGATGGAGATATGATTGTTCCTAAGTCTACGActtaagaaaaagagaaatatgtATGACCTAAAGGTATGATTATAAAGATAATGAGAATAAATGTGTACTGAGTTTTTAAAGatgggttttaatgtatagATTTCGCATTATCTTATCTTTGGTTTCTTTTAGGGGGTGAGGTCTTCACAAAAGCAAAGGGTTTGCATAGacaaagaatatttataatatttccttcACTTTACGACGTTCATGAAGAAGTTGTCATTAAATGATACCCCCTCCGTCctaagataagtgacttgtattccattttggggtgtcccattataagtgacttattttcatttttagcaaaaagtcatctctcttactttattctccatatactttattctctcttctctcctctacttttccctctctcatactttactctctccactttaacttatttaaataccatttcttaaatcccgtgcccaaaagaagtaggtcacttatcttggaacggagggagtatatctcTTTAATCATTCATCACCTAAATCAGCGAATaagaaaataggaaaaatcCACAAGAATCAACCCTAATCACGATGCCTAAAACCCCACATCGAAACCCAAATCCTATCAATAATAAGGGCGTGTTCACCTTTCAAGTTATAGCCAGATATGGGCTCATTTCTAATCAATTTAGAGTGTTCACCTTCCCTTTATTAATTCTTGTTGGCCCTAGAGACAAACCCGGCCCGCACTGTTCCTTGAAGAATTAGCCACTTTTCAATTCATAACAAAAGGGTGCTAATTGTTTCTGCATTGATCTTTGGGTCAAGAATTGAGTTTGAAATTCCTTCATTACCCTTGCACTTTGGATTCCCCCACTTTCCCCTGTCGTCTTCTTCATCAGTTCATAAGCTGATACATGAAAGAGAAAAGCTGCACCGGTGATGCTGTCGTCTCCGGCGAGCAGCGGGAGCCACCAGTCACCGCCATTCTCTCCACTATTCTCTCTAACTCCTCCTTGTTGATTTCCCCTCCTTCCCTATTCTCAATTCCTGTTTAAATTGTTGCCAAATTCAAAGAAACAAACGAAGGTCACCACCCCAAGGCCACCTCTGCCCGGCACGGCTCCAGTCGTTGGCCACACACGTTCAGACCACCGCCGTATTCTGCTCGGTCCAGCCGCTACCTGGAGTTGCTCGCGCCTGCAGTCGACGCTCTCTTCTTCATTgatttactttgttttttttaccatagttgcacaaatctcaaattaaccaaaaatactaGACAATTGAAGCTTATTAGGTTATATATGCTCTAGAACACTCCGTCAGTGGACTATTCTTGCTGTGATAATTGCGATTTTTAGTTGcaattttgtgttttagaGAGGGAGACGAAATACTGAACAAGGGGCATTATTGGCCAACAAAATtcgaaggaaaaaaataaatgcaaaattaaattccaTAATATCAAAACAGGGGCTATTTTTAGGACACTGAACGTTGggttatttgtttaattatgtgGGCCACCCAGCCACATTTCTCATCAAGTTTCATTTCtagacaaaagaaaacaaagaggGTGAACACGCCCTAAAGACTAGTCTATCTTAATTGTAAAGAATAATAGAGATAATTTATTGAGATAAATTCttcgaaccattgcaatcccGAAAAAATGACGAAAATAGAGGATTTTCGAagatttagggttagggtttagcaaaatataaaaggagatttCTAGCGAAACAACGTCGGATCAAACAcccttttattttgtatttaatgggacaaagtCGGGCCAAACGGTTTGTTTTTTTCCACATCAATTTTGCGTCTGCACATCACACAACTATCTCAACTTAGCACTAGTGATCAATCGAATACAGGATATAAAGTGTGGTGATTGATCtagttcatttttaatttagtcaaaattgaaagtatgctaatttgaccaaaatttatGACTTTTATCTTatgacataaaataaaattataaaaactcaCGCGATGAAGAATAAGAATGGAATCTGAATTTACGGGCATTACAAAATCGAAGAAAGGCGCTCGATTGCTCTGTTGCCCTCTCGCAAGTTAAATTCAGACCGTCACTTCCAACACCTTCCATTCTTCGCGCACTCAAACTCCTCGGCGACAATCCATTTCCCCCTATTTCCGCGGCCGATTCTGCTAATTTCCGCCGCCGAAGTACAACGGTACTGATTCCACCTCCTATCTACGTATGCGATTAGTTAGAAATCTAGTTAATTCTcccttttactattttttgggttttaatTCAGTTGCCCTTTTccgaattaattttttttgctgGAAGATTTGAGCATTTGCATGTGCTGTTACGATGAGAGTTTCTCTGGgttcttataatttttaattaaattctcgATAGATCGGGTCGGTTCACTGTGTTCAATTTCAATAGCTTTTATGGATTGAATTAGAAGAGCTTAAGGTGAAGTTTATGTGGTTTAGTGTTTATCTTCAGCTGATAATAGCTGAAAATTGGGTTACTAACGCAGTCACTGATGTTTTTATGTTCAGTTTTTAAATGACTTTCATGTGCGGAGGAGGTGTCTGTATGCGGTGTTGAAGCCTGTTAACTTTGGTGGACGCTGAGGAGAAGCCTGATCAGGAGGCAAATCACGGATGTGGACGAATATATTCAAAATCGTAAGTTTGTAGGGCTTATAATTCACTGCAGTATCCAGTGAAGTCGaatcttattattttagtttattttgatTGCACAATACCAGGCTTAATGGTTCTAGGCATATGTGAGCTATTTAATTGCACAGTAGTCCCGCCCTACTCAATTCTGTTGTTTGAATTTCACTTGTCATTATATTCTCAAATGTggatataatgatattttctGATCATAGTGAGGCGTAGAATATATAACTCTGAGTTGTGTAAGCCAATCGGTCAAAAGTCTGATTCTTAATAGCTATCCTTTCGCTATATGTTGCACATATATTAATGACTGTAGACCTAGCTAGATAACAAATTCAGTTTGATACTCTCAATAATAGCATCTTAATTTATGTCGGTAAAAGTGTAGGgtcttgtttaattttattttgaaatagtgATAAATTGATAAGTGATACATAGTATGGCTTAAAATGAACATATATCTAGTTGAAGACTACCATTTCTGAAAACAGTTTGCTTAAGGGATTGAGGAATCACCTTTTATCAAGCACCCAGTTAATCATGCTCCTTATGCTGATATAagatttcatttcattatttataggtATGGCGGAATTATAAGAAACCTATTTGTTTTccagtatatttattttttcacatgtGGAAAGTTAATATTCACTATAATTTGGTATCCCATTATGCAATTCAGTACTGCCATATGTATATAGTTTCAAAACATAACTGCTTTATTGCCCTCTATTCTTCAACATTTTGGATTGAATAAACCGTTAAATGTTTTGGCACACTTGGTATCAGGACATGCTCAAGTCTGAACTTTCCTGAACTTGGCAATATTTCCATTATCTGGAAACTTTGCTTCTGATCTTAGACATGCCacatgagaaaaaaattgcTTTCCTTTGAGAACGAATGAGTCTTCCCCTTGTTCATCAATACATGCATCTGCGGAACTATGTCCGAAGAATTTATCATCTTGTGTccctatttttaattttcttttatgattGCATATCTTTTCATTCTTTGAAATTATGCTTTATTGTAACTTTTTAAATCcttttattactatatgtaAGTGTTTGATTCCCTCCAACCTTTTTCCCAGGGAGGTTTGCATCGGATATCATGGTTTCAGTTTCTTCCCAATGAATTTGATTTCAGCGCTCTACCTGATAAGAGGTGTGGTTTTGGTCTATCCTTTGCCTTTACTGTTGAATTAATTCTAAGAGATATCGCCGTCAGTGTAAATAAGTGAACTTGACTAATCAAAGTGCTCGTTTCATtg
The nucleotide sequence above comes from Salvia hispanica cultivar TCC Black 2014 chromosome 5, UniMelb_Shisp_WGS_1.0, whole genome shotgun sequence. Encoded proteins:
- the LOC125188582 gene encoding dolichyl-diphosphooligosaccharide--protein glycosyltransferase 48 kDa subunit-like, translating into MIKISLCLFLVSVPFFAIICSVFSEDRPTDRRVLVLLDDFAIKSPHSIFFKSLETRGFDLHFKLADDSKLALQRYGQYSYDAVVLFAPTIDRFGGSVDVASLLEFVDSGHYLILAADTSASDLIREIVVECGVDFDEDPTAMVIDHTNHAVSET